In Halorubrum sp. PV6, a single window of DNA contains:
- a CDS encoding AbrB/MazE/SpoVT family DNA-binding domain-containing protein: protein MGIQNRFADCRTAQEGDGSVTVTIPRPLAEEWEIEQGDQIAFYAEEGSETAEIRRPAKRSDR from the coding sequence ATGGGCATTCAGAACCGGTTTGCCGACTGTCGCACCGCACAGGAAGGAGACGGTAGCGTCACCGTGACTATCCCGCGACCGCTCGCCGAGGAGTGGGAGATCGAGCAGGGGGATCAGATTGCATTCTATGCAGAGGAGGGATCAGAGACAGCAGAGATTCGACGGCCGGCGAAGCGCAGCGACCGATAG